The DNA window GAGCAGTTGCTGGGGTCGCTGGCCGCCGGCGAGGGCCCCGGCGTCCCCGAGGTGGAGGACGTGCCGTTCGCCGAGCGGCTGGCCGACTTCTACGCCCCCGGCGCCACCGCCCATCCGCCCGAGCGCCGGCCGGCGGCCGCCTCCCCGGCGCTGCTGCTGCGGGTCTTCCCGCCGCCCGGCGACCTGGGCCGGGTGCTCGCCCCCGCCTACGAGCGCATGGGCGAGGGCCCGGCGGCCCTCTGACGCCAGGGGCGGGCGGTCAGCGGTCCTCGAAGGAGTCGGGCACCATCACGCGCACCCCGTTGGGCACCACGCGCAGCCTGATCGGGGTGCGCAGCCGTACCTCGCCGTCCACGTCGGCGGCCATCGGCGGATCGGTCTCCAGCAGCATCTCCCGCCCGACCACGAACGGCCCGCCCGCGAGGCTGCGCCAGCGGCCGGTGGTGGCCCTGATCAGGGTCTCGCCGAGCAGGCGGAGCTTCTTGCCCGAGCCGAGCTGGTAGGCCACCAGCGTGCCGTTGTCGATGCTGATGTCCCTGGCCACCTGCCAGCCGCCGTGGAAGCGGCCGTTGGCGATGTTGAGCTGGTGGGTGAGCAGCTCGTGGCGCTGCCCCTCGACGGTGATGAAGGCGCGGAAGGGCCGGTGGCCGGGCAGGATCGTCAGCGCCGTCAGCGGGTAGGCCGGCCGGCCCAGCAGGCGCTTGAGCCACGGCTTGACCTTGCCCGCGACCTCCACCGAGACGCCGAAGCTGGCGAGGTTGGCGAACGGCCGGTCGTCGGCCATGCCGAGGTCGATGTCGGCCACCTTGCCGGTGGAGAAGACCCGGATCGCGCCGGACAGGTCGAGCGGCAGGCCGAGGCTGCGGGCGAAGTTGTTGGTGGTGCCGAGCGGCAGCACGCCGAGCGCCACGTCGCGGTGGGCCACGTGCCGCACGGCCGAGGAGAGGGTGCCGTCGCCGCCGCCCACGATGAGCAGGTCGGGGCCGGTCGCCAGCGCCGTGTCGAGCAGCTCGCGCAGGCGCTTGGGGTTGTAGACCGACAGCTCCGCCAGAGGCTCGTAGCCCGACTCGTGGAGCTGCTCGATGACCTCGAAGTAGTGACGGCGGCCCCGCCGCGAGCGAGTGTTCACCACCACGGCCACCCGGCGATCCCGCTGGATCGCCGCGGTGTGCTCGGCTTTGGTGCGCAAGTCGCTCATGGTCACTTATGGTAGGGCCGCCGGGAGACCCGGCGGCCCATGATCTACTTCTTCGGCGGGACGACCTGGACGATCGCGCCCAGGTTGCCCGGAAGCGGGCTGATCAGCTTGAACTGCACGCCGAGCGCCTTGCCCTCGTCACCGGGGTTGCCGGTGCCGAGCACCGAACCGGCGGCCACCTGGCCGTACAGCTCGGGGGCCGGGGTGCCGTCCGCGTGCACGACGCGGGTGCTGTAGGTCTGGTCGCCCTTGGACGGCACGACCGCCGAGGCGTCGAAGTCCCGGTAGGCCAGGCCGCCGTTGAGCAGCTCGATGCCCGGATACCACGTCTTCGCGTCGGTGAAGGTCGTCACGCCCTTCTGCGCGGGGAAGTCCGTGCAGTAGGCGCTGAACGGCTCGCCGGCCGCCTCGATGCACTCCTTGAAGGGGTACGTCTTGCCGAACCCGAACGCCGCGTTGGACGTCTGGACGCGTCCCTGCAGGTTCTTGTTGGCCGTCGGGTCCTTCTCGGCCGCGACCCCGGTGCGGCGCAGCGGCTCGAAGTGGGAGTCCACGACGAGCAGGCTGCCCTTGGGTCCGAGGCTCGGCGGGAGCCGCAGGTTGTTGGCGACGGAGTTGTTGGTGTAGGTCGAGTCGCGGTACCACACCAGCAGGCCGGGCGCGTTGTACTTCACCCGCTGCACCTTCCACGCCCCCTCGCGGAGGTAGTCGGTGTCGTAGGTGTAGGCCAGGCCGTTGTCGAAGCCGTCGAAGTTGCGCCACTCGGCCAGGTAGAAGCGCTGCACCTCGCGCTCGCCGTTGTTGCGGGTCCAGCCCTGGCCGCTGGTGTTGGTGAAGGTGCCGCCGGTGGCCTTCCAGCCGTTGTCGCCGCCCTCGACGTCGTCGCTCCAGACGGTCTCGCCGCCGTTGGTGAGCACGAAGTCGTCGACGTGCCAGCCGCGCGGGGTGTAGGCGGCGTCGGTGTTGTACGTCAGGCGGAACTTGACGGTCTGCCCGGCGAACGCCGTCAGGTCGACGTAGTCGTGCCGCCACTGCTCGCCGGTGTCACCGGTGATGCCGTACTTCTTGCCGCCGAACGTCTTGAGGTTCTTGTTCGGGTCCGGGTAGCCGTCGGGCGTGGTGACCTCGTTGCCGGCCTCGTCGAACATCTTCTGCTGCGTCCAGGTCTGGCCGCCGTCGGTCGAGACCTCGACGAAGCCGAAGTCCCAGTCCTGCTCGATCTCGTAGTTGTTCCACATCCACAGCCGCACGTCCGAGCCGGACGGGACGGGCAGGTCACGGGTGAGCGAGACGTTGGCCCACTCCTGGTCGAGGTTCGTCCACCAGGCGTTGGACCCGCTGTGCGGGGTGATCATCTGCAGCGGCTCGGAGGCCAGGTTGACCCGGACGCCGTCGGCGGTGAGCTTGGGCGTGCGCGAGGACTGGCCGACGGTGACGAGCTTGGAGGCGTCGCCGGGCTCGAACGTCTTCGGGTTCGCCCAGCCGAGCACCCACTTGTCCCACAGGCCCATGTGGGCCGGCATCGACTGGAAGATCGGGCCGGAGTGCGAGCCGCTGGACATCAGGTCCCAGAAGTCGACGGCGGAGCTGGCCTGGCCCGAGGTGTCGTACAGGTCGGGCAGGCCGAGGTCGTGGCCGTACTCGTGGGCGAAGACGCCGACGCCGGAGTCCTCGGGCTGCACGATGTAGTTGGAGATCTTCTTGTCCGTGCCGGGGACGGTGTAGCCGCCGGCGACCGCGCTGGAGTGGGCCCAGATGGCGTAGGTGCCCTCGGCGCCGCCGTCGGAGGACTTGTCCTTGCCGGCGTGCACCAGCACCAGGTGGTCGATGACGCCGTCGGGCTCCTGGAAGTTGCCGTCGCCGTCGGCGTCGGAGATGTCCTCGACGTCGTAGTCGGCCCACGGGAAGTCCGGCTGGGCCTGGGCGAGGGCGTTGACCGAGTCGATGGCGAGCTGCTGGGCGCCGAGCTCGTTGCTCGGGTGGCCGGACATGTCCTGGGGCGCGCCGCCGCAGGCCGCGGCGCCGTAGTACGCCTCGGAGTGCGGGACCTTGATCCAGCCGACCGCGGAGCCGGTGACCGAGTAGGCGCCCTTGGACATCTCCTCGTACATCTTCTTCATCGTGAAGCCGGAGATGTCGATGCCGGGCTTGCCGTCGCGCGGGTCCTTGAGGTCCTTGCGCACACGCTCGGTGATGCCCTTGTCGCTGTAGAGCATCTTGTTGAAGTGCTCGGTGCTGAAGTCCTTGACCCAGAAGGAGTTGTTGTCCGCGTGCGGCAGGGTGGCCGGGTCGGGGATGTTGTTGTGCAGCGGGCCGTTCATCAGCGTGCCCGCCGGCTCGACGACGCAGTCGTCCGGGGCGCTGTTGACGGTGCGCAGCCGGTTGAAGCCGGAGAAGTCGTCGTTGGCCTGCTCGTTGAACTCGACGAGGACGGTCAGGAGCTTGGCCGTGCGGGTCTGCTTGCTGTTCTTGAAGATCCACTCGGCTGGGTTGCGGCCGGTCCTGATGGCCTCCCGCTCCCGTGCGGCCAGAATGCGCCCGGCCGCCGGGTTGCCGCTGCTGAACTTCCGGTCGAACTTCTGGGCCGGGGTCAGCGAGCGGGCCTTCTGGTCGGCGAGGCCCGGCTCACGCGGGTCCCGCTCGACCGACGGCGGGGCGTAGTTGATGTAGTAGTCCGCGGCCGTGGGCGCGTAGCGGGCGACGGAGGCCGCCTGAGCGGTGGGCACGGACAGGGCGGCGCCAAGCAGGGCGACCGCCGGGAAAGCTGCCAATAAGCGCTTAGTGCTGGGCACCAGGAACCCTTTCTGCCCGGGATCTCCGGGCGAATGGCCATAGGGTGTGCAATGCCGGACGCTAGAGCGTTAATCAACGATTAGTAAAGTATGTTGTTGAAACGTGATCAAAACACCACATTTAGGCCATCAACCGCCGATGATCAGGTAGAACCCGGCTCCCGCTCCCCCGTCTCACGGGGGTGGTGCAGATCGAAGGCGGGCCGCTCGGAGCGGATGGGCGGAATGCTGGTGAAGTTGTGCCGGGGCGGCGGGCAGGAGGTGGCCCACTCCAGCGAGTTCCCGTAGCCCCAGGGGTCGTCGAGCGTGACCTTGGGCGCTCTCCTGGCCGTCTTCCACACGTTCCACAGGAACGGCAGCGTGGAGGCGCCCAGCAGGAACGCGCCCGCGGAGGAGATCTCGTTGAGCGTGGTGAAGTGGTCACCGGGACTGTAGTCGGCGTAACGGCGGGGCATGCCGATCTGCCCCAGCCAGTGCTGCACCAGGAACGTGGTGTGGAAGCCGACGAACAGCAGCCAGAAGTGCAGCCGCCCGAGCCGGTCGTCCAGCATCCGCCCGGTCATCTTCGGCCACCAGAAGTAGAACCCCGCGAACATCGCGAACACCACCGTGCCGAAGACGACGTAGTGGAAGTGGGCGACCACGAAGTAGGTGTCGCTGATGTGGAAGTCGAGCGGCGGCGAGGCCAGGATGACGCCGGTGAGCCCGCCGAGCAGGAACGTCACGAGGAAGCCGACCGCGAACAGCATCGGCGACTCGAAGCTCAGATGGCCCC is part of the Nonomuraea coxensis DSM 45129 genome and encodes:
- a CDS encoding diacylglycerol/lipid kinase family protein, with the protein product MSDLRTKAEHTAAIQRDRRVAVVVNTRSRRGRRHYFEVIEQLHESGYEPLAELSVYNPKRLRELLDTALATGPDLLIVGGGDGTLSSAVRHVAHRDVALGVLPLGTTNNFARSLGLPLDLSGAIRVFSTGKVADIDLGMADDRPFANLASFGVSVEVAGKVKPWLKRLLGRPAYPLTALTILPGHRPFRAFITVEGQRHELLTHQLNIANGRFHGGWQVARDISIDNGTLVAYQLGSGKKLRLLGETLIRATTGRWRSLAGGPFVVGREMLLETDPPMAADVDGEVRLRTPIRLRVVPNGVRVMVPDSFEDR
- a CDS encoding immune inhibitor A domain-containing protein translates to MPSTKRLLAAFPAVALLGAALSVPTAQAASVARYAPTAADYYINYAPPSVERDPREPGLADQKARSLTPAQKFDRKFSSGNPAAGRILAAREREAIRTGRNPAEWIFKNSKQTRTAKLLTVLVEFNEQANDDFSGFNRLRTVNSAPDDCVVEPAGTLMNGPLHNNIPDPATLPHADNNSFWVKDFSTEHFNKMLYSDKGITERVRKDLKDPRDGKPGIDISGFTMKKMYEEMSKGAYSVTGSAVGWIKVPHSEAYYGAAACGGAPQDMSGHPSNELGAQQLAIDSVNALAQAQPDFPWADYDVEDISDADGDGNFQEPDGVIDHLVLVHAGKDKSSDGGAEGTYAIWAHSSAVAGGYTVPGTDKKISNYIVQPEDSGVGVFAHEYGHDLGLPDLYDTSGQASSAVDFWDLMSSGSHSGPIFQSMPAHMGLWDKWVLGWANPKTFEPGDASKLVTVGQSSRTPKLTADGVRVNLASEPLQMITPHSGSNAWWTNLDQEWANVSLTRDLPVPSGSDVRLWMWNNYEIEQDWDFGFVEVSTDGGQTWTQQKMFDEAGNEVTTPDGYPDPNKNLKTFGGKKYGITGDTGEQWRHDYVDLTAFAGQTVKFRLTYNTDAAYTPRGWHVDDFVLTNGGETVWSDDVEGGDNGWKATGGTFTNTSGQGWTRNNGEREVQRFYLAEWRNFDGFDNGLAYTYDTDYLREGAWKVQRVKYNAPGLLVWYRDSTYTNNSVANNLRLPPSLGPKGSLLVVDSHFEPLRRTGVAAEKDPTANKNLQGRVQTSNAAFGFGKTYPFKECIEAAGEPFSAYCTDFPAQKGVTTFTDAKTWYPGIELLNGGLAYRDFDASAVVPSKGDQTYSTRVVHADGTPAPELYGQVAAGSVLGTGNPGDEGKALGVQFKLISPLPGNLGAIVQVVPPKK